One window of Vespula pensylvanica isolate Volc-1 chromosome 15, ASM1446617v1, whole genome shotgun sequence genomic DNA carries:
- the LOC122634513 gene encoding protein mini spindles isoform X1 — MSQNMEQDTEYMKLPLEERCVHKSWRARLHGYEECVKTFQCIDDEKSPEWNKFLGFVKKFVLDSNAAAQEKGLEAVLAFVENAAVAGKTVGEVMNGIVTKCIAAPKAKTKDLAVQITLMYIEIEKHETVQEELLKGTEAKNPKIVSACIAALTLSLSEFGSKVINVKPLIKKIPSFLEDRDKMVREEGKALVIEMYRWIGAPLKQQLNTLKPVHITELETEFNNLGNERAVPKRYLKSQKPKTTCVSDPIMGDDSEGEKEEIDRDIAPDIDPYELLEPVDILSKLPKDFYEKLEAKKWQERKEALEILEKLVSNPRLENGDYGEVVKALKKVISKDTNVLVVALAGKCLTGLATGLRKRFQSYATSCLAAILEKFREKKQNVVQALREAADAIFLSITIDLILEDTLAALENKNPAVKAETAAYLARCFARTPSPSLNKKLLKAYTTTLLKTLNEPDPTVRDNSAEAIATAMKLVGEKAMMPFLTDIDNLKMTKIKECAEKVVIIVKLPPAQKSSKPRPKTAPAKVEQNTKSKENETKPMKRSNTNTTKQGLSRKPIASSSTNLASKKSSNVKVEKDYSTEEIEEMASQILPSEVISGLVDSNWKTRLSAVEQLSQIVKDMEPTDVSTQVIVRTLAKKSGLKDMNFQVLKHRLEIIKTLAENYPFSCTVSGYCIIDITEKLGDAKNSPIASETLLSIASATSFEYVSNEILAFAFNQKNPKVQQETLLWLSRGLMEFGCTVNVKSLIENIKKAVAATNPGVRTAAITLIGTLYLYMGRQLLTFFDNEKPSLKQQIEQECEKHNGENPPVPIRGAKNKKIKNDDTDEPEINEKVENSDQNINDLIPRVDISSQITESLLSELSDKNWKVRNEGLQKISSILNESKYIKGSIGDLPQGLALRLVDSNSKIAQSTLGICQTLAVSLGTSAKQHLRILLPGFIQCLGDSKVWIRTAAISCIDTWGEQCGYKEFFDGEIIGDALKSGSPTLRAELWNWLSQKLPLIPVKQVPKEELLVCIPHLYNNLEDRNSDVRKNAQEAVLGFMIHLSYETMARNTEKLKPGSRTVVLAALDKSRPNLPIKPLSKKQLSDENIQKTVKSGGAAKIAKAVVKPKGGASSKPGSARKKDEDVDNSPLLVTNNLKHQRVIDEQKLKVLKWNFTTPREEFVELLKELMTAANVNKTLMTNMFHSDFRYHLKAIESLTEDIPGNSKALVSNLDLILKWLTLRFFDTNPSVLLKGLDYLQTVFNLLIEDQYHMLENEAASFIPYLIIKIGDPKDAVRNGVRALFKQIALVYPVSKLFSYVMEGLKSKNARQRTGCLDQLGSLIENYGVSVCQPSPAAALKEVAKQIADRDNSVRNAALNCIVQAYFLEGEKITKLIGQISEKDQSLLDERIKRAAKNRPVKSTSSTRIVPTITDTVPLTEDVESDYKEENEEIPEQEDEEDEMSNNLTKVITAETTEIDNERSKERCIEQSTCEVKKELNQDTHLPPKNDQDDVNMNPLPIGQTEAIGPFGLDMDFLQKIESSAPVKFRNPVLQDTTISDIDEPINLNPHKTQMIPISPPKLLVPKSATVLPEGPSNSKEDNLERTILAMASLDLPTAIQSMNSIDNLLRSHKACLLQSREDKFISSVNMQLKFLQTYPLHQGSADVSKGFRNTFMVILTFYDTGILAKNVPLIHLKELVEQMITLLAECKLERLQEAEAYIRVVNNIVVKIIDNSNHTTIICVLIELLHACAESNAPPKYEELVMKCLWKIVKTFPNWAADLDYDTILLEVHRFLKDYPTTWWKKRWSDTPLRTIKTVLHSMTRVKGSTILTHLTKINNTNESELHSYLIRLIATFKPDEINTASRPMSKSNNTAKMQKHLSKSTHQQLAEIFKKIGSKEHMQEGLMQLYDFKLQYPDADVQPFLVKSHQFFQDFIEQGLREIDQARRNQGVIPRMNHYNTESTTTPEIEEKSLLDPMHRLEKLRSLEAQCRTTSSQSNPV, encoded by the exons at gTCCCAAAATATGGAGCAAGATACGGAGTATATGAAATTGCCATTAGAAGAGCGTTGTGTACATAAg tCATGGAGAGCAAGATTACATGGATATGAAGAATGCGTAAAAACATTTCAATGCATAGACGATGAAAAATCGCCAGaatggaataaatttttaggctttgttaaaaaatttgtattggATAGTAACGCTGCAGCACAGGAGAAAGGTTTAGAGGCAGTGTTAGCTTTTGTAGAAAATGCGGCTGTTGCGGGAAA aacgGTTGGTGAAGTTATGAACGGCATAGTGACTAAATGTATTGCTGCACCCAAAGCTAAAACGAAAGATTTAGCAGTACAAATAACattaatgtatatagaaatagaaaaacatgAAACAGTACAAGAGGAATTACTGAAAGGAACAGAGGCAAAAAATCCAAAAATTGTATCTGCGTGCATTGCTGCTTTGACTCTTAGTCTtag TGAATTTGGATCAAAAGTTATTAATGTCAAGCCTCTGATAAAGAAGATACCTAGTTTTttagaagatagagataagatGGTTAGAGAAGAAGGTAAAGCACTGGTCATTGAAATGTACAG ATGGATAGGTGCTCCATTGAAGCAACAATTGAATACCTTAAAACCAGTACACATTACAGAATTAGAGacagaatttaataatttaggaAATGAAAGAGCTGTACCTAAACGTTACTTGAAATCACAAAAACCAAAAACAACATGTGTTAGTGATCCAATAATGGGTGACGATAGTGAAG gtgagaaagaagaaattgacaGAGACATAGCACCAGACATAGATCCATATGAATTACTAGAACCCGTTGACATACTTTCTAAATTACCTAAagatttctatgaaaaattgGAAGCTAAGAAAtggcaagagagaaaagaagccttagaaattttagaaaaacttGTGTCAAATCCAAGGTTAGAAAATGGTGATTATGGAGAAGTAGTGAAAGCATTGAAAaag gtaATATCTAAAGATACAAATGTATTGGTCGTTGCATTAGCAGGAAAATGTTTAACTGGCTTAGCCACAGGTTTGAGAAAACGATTTCAATCTTATGCAACATCGTGTTTGGCGGCTATTTTGGAGAAATTTCGTGAAAAGAAGCAAAATGTTGTACAAGCGCTTCGAGAAGCTGCAGATGCAATTTTTCTTAgt atAACAATCGATCTTATACTGGAAGATACACTTGCtgcattagaaaataaaaatcctgCAGTAAAAGCAGAAACTGCTGCATATTTAGCAAGATGTTTTGCTCGTACTCCTTCGCcgagtttaaataaaaagttattaaaggCATATACAACAACActtttaaaaacattaaatgAACCAG atcCTACCGTTAGAGATAATTCAGCAGAAGCAATTGCGACCGCGATGAAATTAGTTGGAGAAAAAGCTATGATGCCGTTTTTGACAGAcatagataatttaaaaatgactAAG ATCAAAGAATGTGCAGAGAAAGTTGTGATAATAGTTAAACTTCCACCTGCACAAAAGTCTTCAAAGCCTAGACCCAAAACAGCACCAGCTAAAGTGGAGCAAAAtacaaaatcaaaagaaaatgaaacaaaaccAATGAAAAGGTCGAATACTAATACGACTAAACAAGGTTTATCAAGAAAACCGATTGCTTCTTCTTCAACAAATTTAG cTTCTAAGAAATCTTCAAATGTGAAAGTAGAAAAGGATTACAGTACTGAAGAAATAGAGGAAATGGCTTCGCAAATATTACCAAGTGAAGTAATTTCAGGACTTGTAGATAGTAATTGGAAAACTCGATTGTCTGCTGTTGAACAGCTTTCTCAG atTGTAAAGGATATGGAACCAACAGATGTATCTACACAAGTCATTGTAAGAACATTGGCAAAGAAATCTGGCCTCAAAGATATGAACTTTCAAGTTCTAAAACACAGAttggaaattataaaaactttgGCAGAAAATTATCCATTTTCATG cACTGTTTCTGGATATTGCATTATAGACATAACAGAAAAATTAGGAGATGCAAAAAATAGTCCAATTGCATCCGAGACACTTCTATCGATAGCGAGTGCTACTAGTTTTGAATATGTATCAAATGAAATACTTGCATTCgcatttaatcaaaaaaatccCAAAGTTCAACAAGAAACATTGCTTTGGTTAAGTAGGGGTCTTATGGAATTTGGCTGCAC agtTAATGTCAAatctttaatagaaaatataaagaaagcaGTAGCAGCAACTAATCCTGGTGTACGTACTGCTGCTATAACACTAATTGgcactttatatttatatatgggAAGACAACTGCTTACATtttttgataatgaaaaacCATCTCTTAAACAACAAATTGAACAAGAATGCGAAAAA CATAATGGGGAAAATCCACCTGTGCCTATACGAGGtgcaaaaaataagaaaattaaaaatgacgaTACTGATGAACCTgagattaatgaaaaagttgaaaatagTGACCAAAATATAAATGACTTAATTCCACGGGTTGACATTAGCAGTCAAATTACAGAAAGTCTTCTTAGTGAATTATCTGATAAGAATTGGAAG gtACGAAATGAaggattacaaaaaataagttCTATATTGAAtgaatcaaaatatataaagggCTCTATTGGTGATTTACCACAAGGATTAGCATTGCGATTAGtcgatagtaatagtaaaattGCACAATCAACTTTAGGTATATGTCAAACGTTAGCTGTGTCATTAGGTACATCAGCAAAACAACATTTAAGGATTTTATTACCTGGTTTCATACAATGTCTTGGAGATAGTAAG GTTTGGATAAGAACTGCTGCAATTTCATGTATTGATACATGGGGAGAACAATGCGGTTACAAAGAATTCTTTGATGGAGAAATTATAGGGGATGCTCTAAAATCTGGATCTCCAACGCTCAGAGCTGAATTGTGGAATTGGTTGTCCCAAAAGTTACCATTAA ttccTGTAAAACAAGTACCGAAAGAAGAACTTCTTGTTTGTATTcctcatttatataataatttagagGATAGAAATTCTGATGTAAGAAAGAATGCTCAAGAAGCTGTACTAGGATTCATGATTCACCTTTCTTATGAAACAATGGCtagaaatacagaaaaattaaag cCTGGTTCAAGAACAGTGGTACTCGCTGCTTTAGATAAATCTCGACCTAATTTACCTATAAAACCTTTATCTAAGAAACAATTATCAGATGAAAATATACAGAAAACCGTGAAAAGTGGAGGTGCTGCAAAAATAGCTAAAGCAGTAGTCAAACCAAAG GGAGGAGCATCATCCAAACCAGGAAGTGCTCGTAAAAAGGATGAAGATGTCGACAATAGTCCTTTGCTAGTAACTAACAATCTAAAACATCAACGAGTCATCGATGAACAAAAACTGAAGGTTTTAAAATGGAATTTCACAACACCAAGGGAAGAATTTGTAGAACTACTTAAAGAACTTATGACTGCGGCAAATGTGAACAAGACTTTAATGACGAATATGTTTCATTCTGATTTTCGATATCATTTAAAAGCTATTGAATCATTAACAGAg gaTATTCCTGGAAACAGTAAAGCATTGGTCTCGAATCTCGATCTTATTCTTAAGTGGTTAACTCTGAGATTTTTTGATACTAATCCTTCTGTGTTATTGAAGGGTCTGGATTATTTGCAAACcgttttcaatttattaatagagGATCAGTATCACATGTTAGAAAATGAAGCTGCATCGTTTATTccttatcttattattaag ATAGGTGATCCGAAAGATGCTGTACGTAATGGCGTGCGtgcattatttaaacaaatagcACTTGTATATCCTGTCagcaaattattttcatatgtaATGGAAGGCCTAAAATCAAAGAACGCTCGTCAAAGAACAG gATGTTTAGATCAATTAGGGTCacttatagaaaattatggaGTTAGTGTATGCCAACCATCTCCAGCAGCAGCATTAAAAGAAGTTGCTAAACAAATAGCAGATCGTGATAATTCTGTTCGCAATGCTGCTTTAAATTGTATCGTACAAGCATATTTTCTGGAAGGTGAAAAGATAACTAAACTAATTGGTCAg ATATCAGAAAAGGATCAATCATTATTGGATGAACGTATTAAAAGGGCAGCGAAAAATCGTCCCGTAAAATCAACATCTTCTACTAGGATTGTACCTACGATCACGGACACTGTTCCTCTGACAGAAGATGTAGAAAGTGactataaagaagaaaatgaagaaatccCGGAAcaggaggatgaggaagatGAAATGTCTAATAATCT GACGAAAGTTATAACAGCCGAAACAACAGAAATTGATAATGAACGATCAAAGGAACGCTGTATAGAGCAGTCAACTTGTGAAGTAAAGAAGGAACTTAATCAAGATACTCATCTACCTCCTAAAAATGATCAAGATGATGTTAACAT GAATCCACTTCCAATAGGACAAACAGAAGCAATTGGACCATTTGGATTGGACATGgattttctacaaaaaattGAATCGAGTGCTCCAGTAAAATTTAGGAATCCTGTTCTTCAAGATACTACTATATCTGATATCGACGAACCAATTAATCTTAATCCTCATAAAACTCA aaTGATACCAATATCACCACCAAAATTGTTGGTACCAAAATCGGCAACAGTATTACCTGAAGGACCATCTAATTCCAAGGAAGATAATCTTGAACGTACTATACTTGCAATGGCTAGTCTCGATTTACCTACAGCCATACAATCAATGAACAGTATTGACAAC tTACTAAGATCACATAAAGCTTGTTTATTACAATCaagagaagataaatttattagttCGGTGAATATGCAATTAAAGTTTTTACAAACATATCCTTTACATCAAGGAAGTGCAGACGTATCGAAAGGATTTAGAAATACCTTTATGGTGATACTTAcg TTTTATGATACTGGAATACTTGCTAAAAATGTTCCACTCATACATTTAAAAGAACTCGTTGAACAAATGATCACTTTACTGGCAGAATGTAAATTAGAACGTTTACAAGAAGCAGAAGCATATATCAGAGTGGTAAATAACATAGttgttaaaataatcgataattcaaATCACACAACAATTATATG TGTATTAATAGAACTACTTCATGCGTGTGCTGAATCAAATGCTCCTCCCAAATATGAAGAATTGGTGATGAAATGTTTGTGGAAAATTGTGAAAACATTCCCAAATTGGGCAGCAGATTTGGATTATGACACTATTCTCTTAGAAGTTCATAGATTTTTGAAG GATTATCCGACTACTTGGTGGAAGAAACGTTGGTCTGATACTCCACtaagaacaataaaaacaGTTCTTCACAGTATGACACGTGTTAAGGGAAGCACTATACTCACTCAtctgacaaaaataaataacacaaATGAATCTGAATTACattcttatttaataagattaattgCT aCATTCAAACCAGATGAAATAAACACTGCGTCAAGACCAATGTCAAAAAGCAATAATACAGCGAAGATGCAAAAACATTTATCAAAATCTACTCATCAACAATTGGCAGAAATCTTCAAAAAAATTGGATCAAAAGAACATATGCAAGAG